The following nucleotide sequence is from uncultured Draconibacterium sp..
AAGTGCTAAAACAACACTAATCAGAATACTTTGTGCAAGAACATAAGTTATTAATATAAGGTGTTCGCCATAATAGAGCTTCTTTTTCCGGAAATACCACTTTGATGCTAAACTGGCAAAAGGCAACATGATAATCGGAACAAAATTCATATATCTTTTTATCATCTCAGTCCATTGTGCCTGAACCTCGGTGGCTTGGGGCGAATATGTTTGTTCATCAACACCCAAAATATCGTATGTTGCTTGTGCTCCCGTTTCAAATATGTTTAATGAAAGTGCCAGAAATGCATATATACCGGCTATAATCAAAATGTAATTAAGAGGATTCAGATAAGGTTTGGTTCGTCCGCTAAGATAGTCGTCGATAACTTTCCCGGGATTACGAAACAACCAAACCATCGTATAAAAAATTCCGCGCTCCAGGTTTAGAGCATTACCAATTACACCGAAAAAGCTTTTTAGTGTAAAACGCTTGCTGTATATTTTTTGCCCGCAATTGCTACAGTAATTCTCAATTGCTGTAGAATTACAAACCGGGCATTGGTTGGGTTTTGGTAGATCGGACATTTGTGATTTATCGTTATTATATTCTAAGATAAATCATTTTGATCAATACGCAAAAAGGATTCTTTTTAAAGGAGTCTATCAAGTAAAGCATCATCAGCTTCCTCGGGCAGCGTAACTTTCAAGTCCGGATTATCTTTCATTGCCTGCTCAATGGCAAAACGTGCCGGTTTATTGCGTGCCCAGCTGCGGCGCGAAATACCGTTGTTTACATCCCAGTGCAACATCATTTTCAATCGTTCTTCTGCTTCCGGCGAGCCGTCAATCGTCATTCCAAAACCGCCGTTAATAACTTCGCCCCAGCCAACGCCACCGCCATTGTGTAACGATATCCAGGTAGCACCACGGAAACCGTCGCCCACAAAATTCTGCACAGCCATGTCGGCAGTAAACGACGAGCCATCGTAAATATTTGAGGTTTCGCGGTAAGGCGAATCAGTGCCCGACACATCATGGTGATCGCGACCCAACACAATCGGTGCTGAAATTCGTCCGTCGGCAATGGCATCGTTAAACGCTTTGGCAATTTTTGTACGGCCTGTACAATCAGCATATAAAATACGTGCTTGCGAACCCACTACCAGTTTGTTTTTGCCGGCTTCTTTTATCCAGTGAATATTGTCTTCCATTTGTCCGGTAATTTCTTTCGGCGCTGAGGCAGCTATTTCTGCGAGCACATCGGCTGCAATTTTATCGGTAGTTTCCAAATCCTCCGCTTTTCCTGATGTACACACCCAACGGAAAGGGCCAAAGCCATAATCGAAAAACAGCGGCCCCATAATGTCCTGAACGTATGAGGGGTATTTAAATTCGCCATCGGCTTTGGTAATATCGGCACCGGCTCTGCTTGCTTCCAGCAAAAAGGCATTGCCATAATCCCAGAAATACATACCATTTTGAGTGAGTTTATTCACGGCAGCGACATGGCGGCGTAAAGTTTTGTACACTTCTTCCTTAAATTGCTCCGGATTTTCAGCCATCATTTTATTTGATTCCTCGAAACTCAAACCGGCCGGGTAATAACCACCTGCAAACGGATTGTGCAACGATGTTTGGTCTGAGCCCAATTCTACCGGAATATTTTCCTCCGCTAGTTTTTCCCACAAATCAACAATGTTTCCCTGGTAAGCCAGCGAAACGGCTTCTTTGTTTTCGCGGGCTTTTATTGCGCGTGCCATCAATTCGTTCAGATCGGTATAAACTTCATCTACCCAGCCCTGACTGTGGCGAACTTCCACCGCTTTCGGATTTACTTCGGCAACAATACAAACCATGCCGGCAATTACCGTTGCTTTGGGTTGTGCTCCCGACATACCTCCCAATCCGCTCGTTACAAATATTTTCCCGCCAAAATCGCCGGGCGAGTGCAGGCGTGCAGCGTTCATAACCGTAATTGTTGTGCCGTGTACAATTCCTTGCGGGCCAATGTACATGTACGATCCGGCAGTCATTTGTCCGTATTGCGAAACGCCAAGCGCATTCATGCGTTCGTAATCATCGCGGCCGGAATAATTTGGAATTACCATACCGTTGGTAACTACAACGCGCGGTGCGTTTTTATGCGAAGGGTACAAGCCCATCGGATGACCCGAATACATTACCAGCGTTTGTTTGTCGGTCATTTCGGCCAGGTATTTCATGGTAAGCAGGTACTGTGCCCAGTTTTGAAAAACTGCACCATTTCCGCCGTACGTAATCAGTTCGTGCGGATGCTGAGCCACCGCGTAATCGAGGTTATTCTGAATCATCAACATAATGGATGCTGCCTGTTTCGATTTTGCCGGGTATTCATCAATTGGGCGTGCATACATTTTATAATCGGGGCGAAAGCGGTACATATAAATACGTCCGAATGTTTCCAGTTCGTTTAAAAATTCAGGAGCGAGCACTTCATGAAATTTTGCAGGGAAATAGCGCAAGGCGTTTTTCAATGCCAGTTTTTTGTCTTTCGCCGATAATATGTCCTTCCTCTTTGGGGCATGGTTAATATTGGTGTCAAATGGTTTCGGCAATGGAAGTTCGTTTGGTATTCCTTGTAAAATGGCTGTTTTAAATGCTGCTAAATTCATGGTTCCTCTGCTTTAATCTTAAATATTTCGAAATACAGCGGCAAATTATCGCCTTTCCCCGAATTTACTTCTGATATTTCACACCTTTTGAAAATATTTGTGCTTATTGAATAAGTTAAAGGGAAACAAATAATAACTGAATAGATGAAAAGATTAAGAATTGTATTAATAGCGTTAGTGAGTGTTGTTTTATTTTCAAGCTGTGGCTATAATAAAATGGTTGAAATGGATGAGCAGGTAACTGCTTCGTGGGCGCAGGTTGAAAACGTGTATCAGCGTCGTGCCGATTTAATTCCGAACCTGGTAAACACCGTAAAAGGATACGCCGAGCACGAGCAGGAAACGTTAACAGGAGTTATAGAAGCGCGCTCGAAAGCAACTTCGGTGAATGTAGATCCTACAAAATTGAATGCACAGTCGCTTCAGCAATTTAACCAGGCACAGGAAGGACTTTCTTCTGCATTGAGCAAGTTAATGGTTGTTGTTGAACGTTATCCGGATCTGAAAGCCAACCAAAACTTTTTAGACTTGCAGGCACAATTAGAAGGCACTGAAAACAGAATTGCGGTAGAAAGACGAAAGTTTAATCAGACCACTCAGTCTTACAATGCCTACATCAGGAAGTTTCCGCGGGTAATTTATGCCGGTTGGTTTGGCTTCGAGAAGAAAACATATTTTGAGGCGCAACAAGGTGCAGAGCAAGCTCCTGAAGTACAATTTTAAACGATTGAAGAATGGGAGTACAAAAATATTTTAACGAAGCAGGAAAGCTGCAAATAACCAATGCAATCCGTGTTGCCGA
It contains:
- a CDS encoding DUF3667 domain-containing protein, with translation MSDLPKPNQCPVCNSTAIENYCSNCGQKIYSKRFTLKSFFGVIGNALNLERGIFYTMVWLFRNPGKVIDDYLSGRTKPYLNPLNYILIIAGIYAFLALSLNIFETGAQATYDILGVDEQTYSPQATEVQAQWTEMIKRYMNFVPIIMLPFASLASKWYFRKKKLYYGEHLILITYVLAQSILISVVLALFVAIFPGMLPTFPVINTGLTIVYFTYAFYSYFKRSVFHALIGFVVVYGLGFILMMTIAMIVVILVTIAILVLGGSPFGITP
- a CDS encoding urocanate hydratase yields the protein MNLAAFKTAILQGIPNELPLPKPFDTNINHAPKRKDILSAKDKKLALKNALRYFPAKFHEVLAPEFLNELETFGRIYMYRFRPDYKMYARPIDEYPAKSKQAASIMLMIQNNLDYAVAQHPHELITYGGNGAVFQNWAQYLLTMKYLAEMTDKQTLVMYSGHPMGLYPSHKNAPRVVVTNGMVIPNYSGRDDYERMNALGVSQYGQMTAGSYMYIGPQGIVHGTTITVMNAARLHSPGDFGGKIFVTSGLGGMSGAQPKATVIAGMVCIVAEVNPKAVEVRHSQGWVDEVYTDLNELMARAIKARENKEAVSLAYQGNIVDLWEKLAEENIPVELGSDQTSLHNPFAGGYYPAGLSFEESNKMMAENPEQFKEEVYKTLRRHVAAVNKLTQNGMYFWDYGNAFLLEASRAGADITKADGEFKYPSYVQDIMGPLFFDYGFGPFRWVCTSGKAEDLETTDKIAADVLAEIAASAPKEITGQMEDNIHWIKEAGKNKLVVGSQARILYADCTGRTKIAKAFNDAIADGRISAPIVLGRDHHDVSGTDSPYRETSNIYDGSSFTADMAVQNFVGDGFRGATWISLHNGGGVGWGEVINGGFGMTIDGSPEAEERLKMMLHWDVNNGISRRSWARNKPARFAIEQAMKDNPDLKVTLPEEADDALLDRLL
- a CDS encoding LemA family protein, whose product is MKRLRIVLIALVSVVLFSSCGYNKMVEMDEQVTASWAQVENVYQRRADLIPNLVNTVKGYAEHEQETLTGVIEARSKATSVNVDPTKLNAQSLQQFNQAQEGLSSALSKLMVVVERYPDLKANQNFLDLQAQLEGTENRIAVERRKFNQTTQSYNAYIRKFPRVIYAGWFGFEKKTYFEAQQGAEQAPEVQF